tCATGAAACGTTCTGGGTGTCATTTAACAGTTTTCcttaacttcttttatctttcttctattttctcAAACTTTTTTGAACCTTCTAAAGATTTTCGTGATGACAAGAAGATTTTCATGAATAGTGaataggtaaaataaattcatTTCAATAAGATCATCTTATGAAGAGCCTTACACACAAAAACATGTCAAAATCTTTAACACCAAGGATGTCAAACAGCTGCACTTATTCCAAGCCACATGCGACTCTGCACGGAAAAATCCTTACAGAAGGATCAAACTCACTTGGGATTTTGATGGTGCGATTGGGACCGGACTAGGCCTCCGGAATGTTGGCCGAGATTGAGCTAAAACCACCCCAGATCAGACCTTGTGGCCTTGAATAACGGTACAACAATGGTAACAGAGTGTAACCAGCCGGTGCTTATTGCATATACACATTGATTGGTGTTTCCTTTTCTTTGAAAATGTTAAAAGATTTATTCTTGCATATTGGTTTCTTGATTTTGATTTCAAATATATATGTTGCAAAAGAGAATGACAATGATTTTGATTGTATAAGATTTGGTAAAGCCACATGACAGTATTACATATGGTGGTTAATCCGTTTCATCAAAGAATTCAAGCACACATGATGCTGCCCGTCCAGGGTTTAGACTTATGGGTTTAGCCCATTTTTATTTCTCTAGCATAACTCTTAAAATGTTTGATCAgagaaaataaagatttaaaattaaaattaaaataaacaaACCCATTCTAATCATTTAGCTGAGaaaattttcattctgatttcagaatgaaatgaaaatgactcaatctatataaaactcaatctccACTCTCTcctataaattcaaattttcattccaatttcaatCACCAACCAGATACTTTGAAAAATTtaaccattccgattctgatttcaagccattccgatttctattttcattctgattttgattgcgaACCAAACATCCCTTTGTTTCTATTTCATGATCACTTTCTtaaatcaacatatttttatttcaccAAATGTTCCTCTTCTGAAAAATGGCTCCTAAGAATTTGCTCAAGTAATTTTGCACCAGCATGGCAACAAGCACATCTGCCTGAACTTCGTGTCTACGTCAATTTATGCTAAATTATTCTACAATATGCATACTAAAAATAACATAGTTCTGTGGAAGCTTTTCTCCCTTGTAGAATCTCCTTGCGATGCAATAAATGGGAACCATATTAGTGATTTTATATACAGAATGTCAGGTAGGTCACATATGTACAATAACTCCAATAACTCCAGCTACATTTATTACGTACACAAAAAGATTCCAAATGCCAGCCCTTCCAAACGTTCAATAGCAATTCACCATCTGCAGATCCCTGGTTTCTCTGTCCGACACAAAGTTACCATCTCATCGTATTTTGACGCATAGACAAAACCCCACAGCTGCATTGCACAGGAAATTAATTTAATGACTAAATTAAAGCCTAAGTACTGAGGCACCActgttaatttaatttaattgaagcATGGGATTGTACCTCAACCTCCTTGACTTCAAAGTCTTCCGAGTGTGCAAGACAGGAATTGCCAAAAGTTTCCGAAGTTGAACTCGACCCATTCAACCTTataaacagattttttttttaaaaaaaaaaagacaaatatTTGAGCATAATCGAGCCTGACAAAGGAATTATCTCAAGTGCAACATGTGCATCTGATGTAACTAAAAAACATTAAACACGAGTAAAATGGCAGTAAACTCACAGATCTCCATCTAAGTATAGGGCGAAATGACCACCCCCACCCAGGGCCAAGGAATCAGTTGAGCACAAAGTGAAATAATGATTGGCACCTGCAAGGCTAAACAGTTTAGTCTTAGTGTTTTAGTTCAGCAGAATCTCAATTAAGGCAAATTCAAGCTTTGATCCCCAGTAAAGGATTAGTTAACCATGTGGAAAAAAGAATTCACCATATCAATCAATTTATTTACTTTTCCACTTTGTGTCTAGCAGATGATACACACGGGTAGGAAAACCATTGCCAGTGCATTGACTGTTAATACGTAAGGCCATGAGAAGCTTCTTATTCATAGACGATATTGTCTTGGTTGATGCAATAACAGAAGGGAAAATCAATTCCACCTTGCCTCTAATAGATGATGGAGACATGGGATAGGAAAACCATTGCTAGTGCATTGGCTGTTAACACTGGAGGCCGCAAGATGCTTCTGCTCATAGATGATATTGTTTTGGTTGATGCAATAATAGAAAGGAAAGTTCTAAAGTAGAAATAAAATTAACATTTAAGAGGTAATCAGACCAAGACAGAGTACATAGCATGATTGGTGGAAATCCAGATCAACATGATTCATATATTGACGGAAAAGAGATCTCATCaacttttcttcaatttttttttgtcagcACAGTCTTAATATATGATTTACaaagatcagatcgaaaaatagaAGGTAATTCAGGTTAAACGCCTGTTAACTGTCTTATGAAACGTAATTACCAGTAAAAGTAAAAGAAATGTTTCCACAGTTTTTTGACCAGCCATGTtgcattagaaaaaaaatgtGATAAAGTGAGCTCAAGAGAAAAAAGATGAGTCAAGCAAAACTAAGTTAAAGTGTGTAAGTGGTAAGCCTGTGCGTTCAACAAAGATATTgaactaaaaaagtttcaaattgAGTATGCTAGAGAAAGGTTAGGATCAAGCAGTATCATCAAGAAAGGATGAATTGATGAAGGTTCCATCACAAAATATAGTGAGATGAGTTCTGGATTTAGGTTGAAAGCAGAGGTCAAGACCCAACATTCTATGTTTTAGCCAAAATCAGTTCATTTTCAGCCAAGATCAagccaaggaaaaaaaaaaaaaaaggttgccaAAAACACAGTTCCGAACAGGAGTCTCCTTGGAACTGCATCTAGAAAGCATATTTGATTTGCCTACTGCATGGATGACAGATCAACCAAACTAAGGTAGGGAAGAAAGAAACAAAGCTCTTGGTTGCACGACCTCTCATCATCCCCTCAAATCACTCATTGACTTTCAACAAGAGAAGTGATctcgcagagagagagagagagagagagagagagagagggagagagagagagttgaggGGTTGATGTGGATGACATAATCATTGGCACAGTTCTTAGTTATTTTGACTGCCATGCTCCAAACTCCAAAGAATAAACTGAGAAAGGGAAGACAGAGTCAAAGGAGGAGGTAAGGACAGAAGGGGTtgctcttttctttctccacataaaattattgataaataaccATTGCTATTCGTATTACAACCCTTGTTCATGTAAACATAGTCAAGGAGAAAGTAGGGAGTATTGTCCATATTAAAGATACAGTTTATTTATACATGTCCATCAAATGGGTTCTAAATAGCCATCAGATATATCATTACTTGCTAAATTACCAGACACATAAAATCAAATTAGTTTCTTTGTGGTTTCCCCCTTTTTTTCTAGCATCCTATATATTTCTTATAAGATTATAAGTTTGTTTCCAAGTTTCTGCTTTTGGAGATCTTTTTGACTATTATTTCCCGATTCCCACTAATACATCACTTTCCATACTCATTTCCCTTGTGGCAACTACAATTGTAACTGAATTTGTTTCCAAGTTTACCCGCTTTTGGGATTCTGTGGTGTTGTGATTTTGGGATCTTGGCGGTTTCACTCTAAGTAAGGGAGTTTCAGTCActaaaatctttaaaaagttcaaaaaattaagCTTGAAGTGAAACTGCCAAGATCCTGAAATCGCAACCCCACAGAATCTGAAACCCAAACTGAAACCAAAACCAAGTATTCAAAGTCTCAAACCTTGTCAAGACCACATCAATAGGGGTGAGATTAAACCAGAGAAGTTGGATCCTGAGGAATATCTTCTACATTTTATGTAATCattgaaagtttttttttaacGCTCATTCAGTAGACAAAAAGGACAGTAGCAGTGACTGAATGGATGTGGACTACCTGTAGGACGATATATGACAGCATGGCTTAACAGATTGGTGAAAACAAAGCTTCTATTTGTACCCTGCAAGAATCCAAATAAGTGCAACATAAAAAAGCATAGGTAAATTGGGAACTGTTCAAGAAACGCCAATAATAATAGATATTTAAGGAACAACATATAATTTCCAGCTACCAGCACCTGATACTTTTTCCTATTGGTAGGGCACAATGGTGCCTCCACTAAGCCACCAAAAACTGCTCCTTTTTGATCCCCAACAACCTGAAAAGAAAAATTAATATGTACAAAGTGATCATTGGAACAGGCTTGAAATTCTATTTGCAGGACAGAAGATTAAAAAGCATCATTCGCAAATAGGATATGCAATAATAAAGAATATGCAGAATATTAAaacatttcaaatttcaaatttgataggATCATACCACTAAATTTTATGGCAGAAAATAAAAGCAAATGTAGTATAGACATACAGCTTAGGTCATACAAATTTAAGTGAACACATGTACTAAAATCGCCACATTCATTAAATCCTGCAACCTCAAGATTGGAATCCTGGCTCATACTACAATAGCTTTTTAAGCTTACAATCAAAAACATACCCAAATTTAAGTACTTTTACAGATGACAAACATAAGTTCTCAACTGAATGCCCATCTactcaagaattagaatatgtaGCCATCGCACCTATCACTGCAGCATCAATACTATTCTGATATCATGAACATTCTTCACAAATTGATGAATGAAATATTATGAAAACCCTTTTTTCTGTTTCTTCTAAATATCTTCAACTGCAAAGGGAACAAATCCCAGGGGTGGAAAATGCAACCATTTGCAACCAAACTAACCAAATTCCAAGGTGGTATGGGAGTGTACCAAGAGAGAGTAACCAGGGCAAAGCATGCTTCTTCTGTACAAAGTTGATAGGGATATCCCATGCCTCCAAGTACTGCATCAGACACAGGAGACATTATATAAGAACTGCAATTTATTATCACATCAATATGGATATTGGGTGCTCATGTTTATCTACACTATATAGTAACATATAAGGATATGTTTCAGCACCTATAAAGCAGCAGCCAGTTCCTCCCCTGGACCAGAGCTGGCAGTGCTGCATAAAGAGCATTTCGCAAATCTTCTGAAAGAAGCAATGATGGTTCCGACATGTCTGGTAGACTAAACTGTGATGCAACCTCTTGTGGAACCTTTACAGGCTTCATTTCATGTTCAACCAGTTTTGATTCGTTTACAACCTTAGTTTTTGGCTCTGAGCTTTGTCTCAAACCACTTAGTCTCGCTGCTTTGTGTATAGCTCTGCCCAGTGATTGCTTGCCTCTGGAAAGTAGACTTTTCTTTCCACTATTTTCCATGATCTCTGATGCTAAAGCTGTATCTACCATTTCAGCATGGTGCTCATTTAAATCCTCTACAGGATGACTACCAGAGTCTGATGGTGATAAAAGGGAGATGAGGAATGCAGTAAAAGATGATGTATCCGGTCCATCTGGATCCCCAGAATCTTCTTCTGAAACTTCCTTCTCTGTAGTTTTCACCCCTTGTCCATCCACCTAAACAGACAAAAGTGATTTATATGTTACAGATCTTGAAACATCTCTAGAGTTTCTTCAAGGAAAAAGAAAGCATGTTGTTTTTCCATTCCTATGTCAATGACAATAGAAATATGCAAGCTATTGGCTTCATGGTGCACagagatgaagaaagaaaaaggatgtATTTTCGGAAGAgaaaatagaataaaagatttaaaaaagtCAGACAATTATACCTTCATTAAATAAAACTGACGTTTATATCATGATTAAAGAAACTCacaattatattattaaaaaaacatCAGTAAAAGTTCAGGAAAAAAATGAGCTTATTCATAATGGGGGAGAACGGTCGGTTCCACTTATATAAATAGGGAGACATTTTTGTAAATCATTCATCTTATTCTTCTCATGTCTTATGTGTAGAAAGCATTTGCAGCTTTTAAAGTATGGAAACATTATAGAGTAAAAAAGGGATCATTTTTGCTGAGAGCTAGACCAGTAGTGCGACAAGAATTCACTACAGCAACTGTTTTCTAGAATCTTTCACTTGTCCTCTAACTGCAGCTGCAAGCACTTCTCATGTCCTTTTATAACTTTTTGTTTGTATTGGCACTGTGCAGCATGGGACTTGAAAGCCCTTGGCCAACACAAACTGCACTAGCAGCACTTAAATCCTTGCCCCTAAGTAGAAATCTTAAATATGACTATAGAACAGGTTGAACAAAAAGAAAGCAATATCACATTCAATCTAGTTCTAATGAGGGATCATAGGAAACCAGAATCTTTGAAGAAGTTGTACTTTTTTTATCCAATATAACAAGGTGAAGCAATCGCCTAAGCATGAAGGCAAGCATAAAAGGGATTCCGTAGGGATGTTTTCTATTTCCCTCTTCATACAATTCCCTTACCAATGAATAAAAATAAACCGCTCATAACTAAAACAACTTCTGAGACTGAATTTGCGCAATGCGTGGCCTAACTTATTCAGTTTACAACCTGTCCTTGCTCAGCCTGTACTTCATATGTATTTTATtcgttataaatataaaatatgtcaaaCACATGGAGTATAACATGACATAAACTAAGTGTTTAAGTTGCACTTAATTCCTTAACTAGTAGATAGAGGTGATCTCATATACTAGGTTAATTTCTTGCTTTGTATCACAATCATTGGAAAGATCACTAAGCTCATCAAACAGCGAAGCtaaaattaagttaaatttagACTAGTTTAACATGACAACCAGAGCCTGCCCAATTTGGGACAGAGAGTAGCCCATTAGTTGCTCGAGCTCGAGCTAATGATACTTGGCCTAGCATAGGCTAGGGTATCTTACACCAAACTTCAACAacaccagagaatgcgtttcatTTGACCAACTCATCTATGCACCCATAAGTGAGATAATATCTTTCATAGGAAAAAGGGTAATTAAAATTTCAAAGCTTCATGTCAGCTCTTAGATATGGAAGGATTTTAACAAACAATGGCCATTACTCCATTATAATTCCCATTGTCCAGCTGTTATTTTGCCCCAAAGACCATCAGACAATAGGAAGCGCTAGTTAGCATTTTCACCATTAACCtacttagaatattttttaaattttaaattttgcatcAACTAGGAAAAATAAATTCTATTTGGTGAATAGTGATATTGGCAAATAACGCTGATATTTTTCCAATAACTGTTATTTCCCAATGTAATGGCCAATAACATCCCTTATACTAGTCATTATTTTGTTCCCAAATAACCCTATCCAAGCAGATCTAGATAAGTAAGGGCTGTTGTAAATTGTAACCGTTATGTCAGTCAACAATAGTTTGGAAGGGGCCTTTTATAATGAGATCATAGTGAAATTTGATCAAGAATGAAAAGTTTGAATCATAGCCATGATCTGCCCACACAAGGCTAAAATTTGGAGTTACGATTTTAATCTCAGCTGCCATTTTAATATACATGTTTATTCTATCTTACCAATTGGGTTTTAATCAGACAATGAAAGGTTGCCTTGCTAATCATGAATGTTTTAGCCTGATTCTCTGATGAGTCAAGAAGAAACTTGTTGCTGCAAACTCCATCCTGAGCATGAATCATGACCTTAATATAGTTGAATTCAATGTGGAGAAACAAGAAAAGGACAAGATTCCCAAATCCTGTCCACTTTTAACCAGTCAAGAAGAAGCCAATACAACAGAAGAGCACATCCATCAGAACCAATAACATGTAAAGGAGAAGGCAAATGCATCAGGTGATTGGAAACAACTACTGTTCTGCTCTCTAAGGGCCACTAAAATGCTAGACCAGATCTTTCTAGAGCAGCATCTATTTCACTATTCTAAGCACATATTCTCCAATAGCTTCATTGCTTGTAACTTAGCTTTAACTAAAAGCCTTATCAAGATGGTTCACCAACAGCAGCTCCTACAAAAACAAGTTAGTAACTGGGATACAATTCAAGCTTTAACCATTCCTGCTTGTAAAATAAAGCTTTCCTTGGTAAATATGCACACTGCTCCAAGGACATAGATTCTGCAAACCTTCAGTAAGTGGATTATAGGACATCAATAGTACACAAATAATATAACATATAAACATGGAAAGGTTAAGAAATGTGAATGAAAGATAACATTTCTTATGATAATCAAGCAAGGATGACACCGAATTTAACATATACAAGAAGCCTTTGGCATCATAACTGTCGTTCTTTGCAATCATCGGAACAATGAAAATTTGAAGTATCAAATGAGAATCAAAGTCTTCCTTTTTAATTAGGAAGATGCATCT
This genomic window from Elaeis guineensis isolate ETL-2024a chromosome 13, EG11, whole genome shotgun sequence contains:
- the LOC105056827 gene encoding uncharacterized protein; its protein translation is MGYMPSLRSKAVHLVSDLTTVILNPISDKPSKPPVDGQGVKTTEKEVSEEDSGDPDGPDTSSFTAFLISLLSPSDSGSHPVEDLNEHHAEMVDTALASEIMENSGKKSLLSRGKQSLGRAIHKAARLSGLRQSSEPKTKVVNESKLVEHEMKPVKVPQEVASQFSLPDMSEPSLLLSEDLRNALYAALPALVQGRNWLLLYSTWRHGISLSTLYRRSMLCPGYSLLVVGDQKGAVFGGLVEAPLCPTNRKKYQGTNRSFVFTNLLSHAVIYRPTGANHYFTLCSTDSLALGGGGHFALYLDGDLLNGSSSTSETFGNSCLAHSEDFEVKEVELWGFVYASKYDEMVTLCRTEKPGICRW